One genomic region from Clarias gariepinus isolate MV-2021 ecotype Netherlands chromosome 20, CGAR_prim_01v2, whole genome shotgun sequence encodes:
- the LOC128508685 gene encoding mucin-2-like: protein MVIRALPILFFLLGLLGISSDINQLLVYGWKRNSSGFLIPDPQDLNGSIIDNPVDIPNSRTLELLQNGTDVKIFREGSQVIIRRYWYPYLVLGVQNQSPATTLFTTPAPGPTNFTTQAIPTNANASTEGFNTTTTATTTTTIPITRTTAATTKSITSAYIVTSHLTQNYTSTTDQSVTPTTSVNLTTTNLTITTITASATPTSQTENSTTAVTDLKTSTQGTRNTTTFSTQTTATSNITEIKTTTPIGPTSEVTLATNTNGTTLTTNTNGTTTTTTTTNTGTSPTQTTTTSNITELKTTTPIRSTSEVTLTTNTNGTTTTTTTNTGTSPTQTTTTSNITELKTTTPIRSTSEVTLATNTNGTTLTTNTNGTTTTTTTTTTTNTGTSPTQTTTTSNITELKTTTPIRSTSEVTLATNTNGTTTTTTTNTGTSSTQTTTTSNITEIKTTTPIRSTSEVTLATNTNGTTLTTNTNGTTTTTTNTGTFAAQTTTTSNITELNTTTPIRPTSEVTLTTNTNGTTTTTTTTTNTGTSPTQTTASPTITESKKTTVSEVTLSTNTTGTTAIVTNITTSPSQKSTTPTINESNTTISVSGTTTTTTISPTIPLQKDTTTLKASSTPGKATSQTPTIKTTEIITSPAMTITTTSNTTNATFPTQKSTTAVKELTTTKISSTSTIKIPPPTTTTTTKTTTTTPATKTTTTTTTTTTTTTTTTTTTPTAPPVTFVVIITFTLDMTYTADLANPSSASFLSLAAFIIEQLDLIFRSAFSRRYSHCQINSFHKGSVIVNATAFFIDVIPADKTIVETLTSAWENHLTALPLVNGTVAAGQFTQASSASWEVSPSTVTLLLTCLLLITQTFSYIYSTGSF from the exons ATGGTAATAAGAGCATTGCCGATTCTTTTCTTTCTACTAG gacTACTTGGGATATCGTCTGATATCAATCAACTGTTAGTTTATGGTTGGAAAAGAAATAGCAGTGGATTTCTTATTCCAG ATCCTCAAGATCTGAACGGCAGTATCATCGACAATCCAGTGGATATacct AACTCTAGAACTTTAGAACTTTTGCAGAATGGAACAGATGTCAAAATATTTAG GGAAGGATCACAAGTGATTATCAGAAGGTACTGGTACCCATACCTAGTTTTGG GAGTCCAGAACCAATCACCAGCAACTACCCTATTCACAACACCTGCACCTGGACCTACAAACTTCACAACCCAGGCCATCCCAACTAATGCAAATGCCAGTACAGAAG gctttaatacaacaacaacagcaacaacaacaacaacaataccaATAACAAgaacaacagcagcaacaacaaaatcAATTACTTCAGCATATATAGTTACAAGTCATCTAACACAGAATTATACATCTACGACTGATCAATCTGTGACACCTACCACGAGTGTTAACCTAACAACCACAAATTTAACCATAACTACAATAACAGCTAGTGCTACTCCTACATCACAGACAGAAAATTCTACCACAGCTGTGACCGACTTGAAAACATCTACTCAAGGAACAAGGAATACTACTACATTTTCAACACAGACAACTGCAACTTCCAATATTACTGAAATAAAGACAACTACTCCAATAGGACCAACATCAGAGGTAACATTGGCGACAAACACAAATGGAACAACATtgacaacaaacacaaatggaacaacaacaacaacaacaacaacgaatACTGGTACATCTCCAACACAAACAACTACAACATCCAATATTACTGAATTAAAGACAACTACTCCAATAAGATCAACATCAGAGGTAACATtgacaacaaacacaaatggaacaacaacaacaacaacaacgaatACTGGTACATCTCCAACACAAACAACTACAACATCCAATATTACTGAATTAAAGACAACTACTCCAATAAGATCAACATCAGAGGTAACATTGGCGACAAACACAAATGGAACAACATtgacaacaaacacaaatggaacaacaacaacaacaacaacaacaacaacaacgaatACTGGTACATCTCCAACACAGACAACTACAACATCCAATATTACTGAATTAAAGACAACTACTCCAATAAGATCAACATCAGAGGTAACATTGGCGACAAACACAAatggaacaacaacaacaacaacaacgaatACTGGTACATCTTCAACACAGACAACTACAACATCCAATATTACTGAAATAAAGACAACTACTCCAATAAGATCAACATCAGAGGTAACATTGGCGACAAACACAAATGGAACAACATtgacaacaaacacaaatggaacaacaacaacaacaacaaatactgGTACATTTGCAGCACAGACAACTACAACATCCAATATTACTGAATTAAACACAACTACTCCAATAAGACCAACATCAGAGGTAACATtgacaacaaacacaaatggaacaacaacaacaacaacaacaacaacgaatACTGGTACATCTCCAACACAGACAACTGCATCACCCACTATTACTGAATCAAAGAAAACTACAGTGTCAGAGGTAACACTAAGCACTAACACAACTGGAACAACAGCAATCGTAACAAATATTACTACATCTCCATCACAGAAATCTACAACACCCACTATTAATGAATCGAATACAACCATTTCAGTATCagggacaacaacaacaacaacaatttctCCTACAATACCATTACAGAAGGATACAACAACTTTAAAAGCAAGTTCAACACCAGGGAAAGCaacatcccaaacaccaaccaTAAAGACAACCGAAATTATAACATCACCAGCAatgacaataacaacaacaagtaATACTACTAATGCCACATTTCCGACACAGAAATCTACAACAGCTGTGAAagaattaacaacaacaaagataTCATCCACAAGCACGATTAAAataccaccaccaacaacaacaacaacaacaaaaacaacaacaacaacaccagcAACCAAAACAACCACCACCACAACCACCACAACAacgacgacaacaacaacaacgacaacaacaCCAACAGCACCCCCTGTCACATTTGTAGTAATTATCACATTTACTCTCGACATGACGTACACTGCAGACCTCGCAAATCCTTCATCGGCTTCCTTTCTGTCACTCGCTGCATTTATTATAGAGCAG CTTGATTTAATATTTAGGTCAGCATTTAGCAGACGGTACAGCCATTGTCAAATCAACAGCTTTCA TAAAGGATCTGTTATAGTTAATGCAACAGCGTTCTTTATTGATGTTATACCTGCTGATAAGACGATAGTGGAGACTTTGACGTCTGCCTGGGAAAATCACCTCACCGCCTTGCCTCTAGTGAATGGCACTGTTGCTGCTG GACAATTTACCCAAGCTAGCAGCGCTTCATGGGAAGTGTCCCCTTCTACAGTCACCCTCCTGCTCACATGTCTACTTCTAATAACACAAactttttcatatatatactCTACGGGGAGTTTTTAG